Proteins encoded within one genomic window of Rubritalea squalenifaciens DSM 18772:
- a CDS encoding HNH endonuclease has product MAPCGLRIRLPGGHTVVDTAHIIPFAESQDDHPRNGIALCKNHHRAMDRSLIASNPDMIWTCKLPRQGGRLK; this is encoded by the coding sequence GTGGCCCCCTGTGGATTACGTATTCGCCTCCCAGGAGGCCATACCGTTGTCGATACCGCCCACATCATTCCTTTTGCCGAAAGCCAAGATGACCACCCACGTAACGGCATCGCCCTCTGTAAGAATCATCACAGGGCGATGGATCGTTCATTGATAGCCTCAAACCCCGATATGATTTGGACGTGTAAACTTCCCCGCCAAGGGGGTA
- a CDS encoding TOTE conflict system archaeo-eukaryotic primase domain-containing protein gives MFEPLKARIRELEAECKRLTKENSDLHRQLNHYQSKTTAQPPHKTCASSIDNHSSSDEKVKFFRQLFRGREDVYSVRWENPQKGTAGYAPVYHRNWGEVVPKEERQYLPVDNHVIHNHLSGKITMGIYAILEDDRCWFLAADFDKKSWQQDCLAFLNSCDALGVSASLERSRSGNGGHVWIFFREPIQSSLARKLGSAILTHAMESRPEMGLDSYDRFFPSQDTLPKGGFGNLIALPLQKIPRQQGGSVFIDRNLTPYEDQWAYLGGVRKMTAFQIEDIVANISGDLLGLRHRFEDGDKIERPWELKPSEHFCSEPLDGILPEEVKAIRANLLFIEKASLPPALINRIIRLAAFHNPEFYQAQAMKFSTSNIPRLVHRAEDFSEHIALPRGCLQDLQTLCETHEIKVLTEDKRFGGEPLSIKFQGELRSDQTRAVRAVMKYDEGIICAATAFGKTVVAANIIARRKTNTLIIVHRRQLLDQWKARISTFLDIDPKEIGQIGGGKNKPTKKVDIAIIQSLNRKGAVKDIVDDNAPMFASMFRKRMKGYSSMGYEIYDPEQEVLGFTR, from the coding sequence ATGTTCGAGCCATTAAAAGCCAGAATTCGTGAGCTCGAAGCCGAGTGTAAACGTCTGACGAAGGAAAATTCTGATCTTCACAGGCAATTGAACCACTACCAATCCAAGACAACAGCCCAGCCTCCGCATAAAACCTGTGCTTCGTCTATAGACAATCATTCTTCTTCAGATGAGAAGGTCAAATTTTTCAGACAACTCTTTCGTGGACGGGAAGATGTTTATTCCGTTCGCTGGGAAAACCCTCAGAAAGGCACTGCCGGATATGCACCTGTCTATCACAGAAACTGGGGAGAAGTTGTGCCCAAGGAGGAACGGCAGTATTTACCTGTCGATAATCATGTAATCCACAACCACCTCAGTGGTAAGATCACGATGGGAATATACGCTATTTTAGAAGATGACAGGTGTTGGTTTCTTGCTGCTGATTTTGACAAGAAATCTTGGCAACAAGACTGTTTAGCGTTTTTGAATTCATGCGATGCTTTGGGGGTTTCTGCATCTTTGGAACGATCACGCTCCGGAAATGGAGGCCACGTGTGGATTTTCTTTCGTGAACCTATTCAATCTTCACTTGCTCGTAAACTGGGATCGGCGATCCTAACCCATGCCATGGAATCACGTCCCGAAATGGGGCTTGATTCCTATGACCGATTTTTTCCCAGCCAGGACACCTTGCCCAAAGGTGGCTTCGGCAACCTCATTGCATTACCATTACAAAAAATTCCAAGGCAACAAGGAGGTAGCGTCTTCATTGACCGAAATCTTACTCCTTACGAGGACCAGTGGGCTTATCTGGGTGGTGTCAGAAAAATGACTGCGTTTCAGATTGAAGATATTGTCGCCAATATTTCAGGAGATCTCCTCGGACTGCGTCATCGATTTGAAGATGGAGATAAAATTGAGAGACCTTGGGAGCTAAAACCTTCCGAGCATTTTTGCTCTGAACCATTGGACGGCATTCTGCCTGAAGAGGTGAAAGCAATTCGGGCAAATCTGCTCTTCATTGAAAAAGCCAGCTTACCTCCAGCTCTGATCAACAGGATCATTCGTCTTGCTGCATTTCATAATCCGGAATTCTACCAAGCTCAGGCGATGAAATTTTCCACCTCCAACATACCTCGGCTTGTCCACCGTGCTGAGGATTTTTCTGAGCATATTGCTCTACCCCGTGGTTGCCTTCAAGATCTCCAAACACTTTGCGAAACTCACGAGATAAAGGTATTAACAGAAGACAAACGCTTTGGGGGAGAACCTCTTAGTATAAAATTCCAAGGAGAGCTTCGTTCGGATCAAACAAGAGCTGTCAGAGCGGTAATGAAATATGACGAGGGTATCATCTGTGCAGCAACTGCTTTTGGTAAAACAGTCGTAGCGGCAAATATCATCGCGCGGAGAAAAACAAATACTCTCATTATCGTGCATCGCAGACAGCTCCTAGATCAATGGAAAGCCCGCATTTCAACATTTCTGGACATTGATCCCAAAGAAATTGGTCAAATTGGCGGAGGAAAGAATAAGCCAACAAAGAAAGTTGATATTGCCATCATCCAAAGTCTCAATCGTAAGGGAGCCGTAAAGGATATTGTGGATGATAATGCTCCTATGTTTGCCTCTATGTTCAGAAAACGGATGAAAGGTTATTCCTCCATGGGTTATGAAATTTACGATCCTGAACAGGAAGTGCTTGGTTTCACTCGTTGA